In Bacillus cereus ATCC 14579, a single window of DNA contains:
- a CDS encoding ABC transporter ATP-binding protein, whose protein sequence is MTKQREKLIEVKNVKQHFDVSGGVVKAVNDISFDIYRGETFGLVGESGCGKSTTGRTIIRLYDATAGEVLFDGENVHGKKSRAELKKFNRKMQMIFQDPYASLNPRMTVGDIIAEGIDIHGLAKSKKERMDRVHELLNTVGLNKEHANRFPHEFSGGQRQRIGIARALAVDPEFIIADEPISALDVSIQAQVVNLLKKLQKEKGLTYLFIAHDLSMVKYISDRIGVMYRGQIVELTTSDELYANPIHPYTKSLLSAIPLPDPDYERNRKRIVYDPSQHNYGSEAPTMREIRPGHFVLCSEAEYKKYKEIYQ, encoded by the coding sequence ATGACTAAACAACGTGAGAAATTAATTGAAGTAAAAAATGTAAAGCAGCACTTCGACGTGAGTGGTGGTGTTGTCAAAGCGGTTAATGATATTTCATTTGATATTTACCGCGGAGAAACATTTGGTCTTGTAGGAGAATCAGGTTGTGGTAAATCGACAACTGGAAGAACGATTATTCGTTTATATGATGCAACTGCTGGTGAAGTATTGTTTGATGGTGAAAACGTACATGGTAAGAAATCACGCGCAGAACTGAAGAAATTCAACCGTAAAATGCAAATGATTTTCCAAGATCCATACGCATCATTAAATCCTCGTATGACAGTAGGGGATATTATCGCAGAAGGTATTGATATTCACGGATTAGCGAAAAGTAAAAAAGAGCGCATGGACCGTGTTCATGAACTATTAAACACAGTTGGTTTAAATAAAGAGCACGCAAACCGTTTCCCACACGAATTCTCAGGTGGACAACGTCAGCGTATCGGTATCGCTCGAGCGCTTGCTGTAGACCCAGAATTTATCATTGCCGATGAGCCGATCTCAGCACTTGATGTATCGATTCAGGCGCAAGTTGTAAACTTACTGAAAAAGTTACAAAAAGAAAAAGGTTTAACATACTTATTCATCGCCCATGATTTATCAATGGTAAAATACATTAGTGATCGTATTGGTGTAATGTACCGTGGCCAAATCGTTGAGTTAACAACAAGTGATGAATTATATGCGAATCCAATTCATCCATATACGAAATCACTATTATCAGCGATTCCACTTCCAGATCCAGATTATGAGCGCAATCGTAAACGTATCGTATATGATCCATCACAGCATAATTATGGTAGTGAAGCACCAACAATGCGTGAAATTCGCCCGGGACATTTCGTACTATGTTCGGAAGCGGAGTACAAGAAATATAAAGAGATTTATCAATAA